CGCGATCAGCACCACCGGCGTGGCCAGCAGCGGCATCAGCCACAGCCGCGCACGGCGCGCATAGAGGCGCTTGTTGAAGTAATAGAAGGCGACGGTTGCCACCAGGCTCAGCGCCGCCAGCACGGAGTCATGCATGGTGCTGCTGCCGGTTGTGCGTGGCACGGCGCGCGCGGCGCGCCAGCCTGAGTTCGAGGCGGACCACCTGCTCCACCACCAGCGCCGTCACCACCATCACCGCGAGCGTGCTCAAGGCAATCACGGCGCAGATCCGCCAACCCTGATGCCGGACCAGCTCCGGATACTGCACCACCGCCAGCACCGCCGGGATAAAGAACAGCAACATCTCGCCCAGCAGCCAGTCCGCCCCGCGACGCACCCAGCCACCGCGCACCGCCCCGCTGAACAGCAGCGCGGCCAAGGCCAGGAGCCCAAGCAAACCAGCCGGCAATGGCAACCCCAGCCGCCCGCGCAGCCAGTCCGCCAGCAGCCACAGGGCCGACAGCGCCACCACCTGGGTCAGCGCGATGGCGCCAGTGCGCAGGCGGGCACCGGGTGGCTGCGGCAAGGTCGCGGAGGTGGAGGTGGAGGTGGAGGTGGAGGT
The Cupriavidus basilensis DNA segment above includes these coding regions:
- a CDS encoding CidA/LrgA family protein; the protein is MPRAVTVTSSTSTSTSTSTSTSATLPQPPGARLRTGAIALTQVVALSALWLLADWLRGRLGLPLPAGLLGLLALAALLFSGAVRGGWVRRGADWLLGEMLLFFIPAVLAVVQYPELVRHQGWRICAVIALSTLAVMVVTALVVEQVVRLELRLARRARRATHNRQQHHA